The following proteins come from a genomic window of bacterium:
- a CDS encoding TIGR04190 family B12-binding domain/radical SAM domain protein encodes MAPDDYKYDLVLLHAPAVYDFRKTSIMFGPISDVVPSSSIFEIYPIGFGSIARHLKNKGMRVRILNLAVKMLLAPELDVEKLLGTIKSRVFGIDLHWLCHAHGSVEVAKLVKKIHPDSKIVFGGISATYFHKELMTYPFIDYCFRGDSTEPLMEMLINTLKNGGDFGQISNLCWRNKQGETVYNEFNYIPGTLENIQIDYKNIFFSALRDLDLSGYLPFTSWVDYPVTAIVLSRGCNYNCNVCGGSNDFYREHCGRQKAVYRTPKNICEEIKNLAHFINGPLLLIGDLFLNGKDYSYELLEEFKKMKISNQIIFEVSLPPTREELVHISEAIPRFNILLSPESHDERVRSSFGRHFTNRETEDMIETAVELGVGRIDLFFMIGLPEQTRESVMETVEYCDYLLGKFAKSKKLSVYISPLSPFLDPGSRVFENPEAHGYKLFYRTLEEHRRALLQPSWKYILNYETRWLSRDDIVDCSYRAALGMNRIKLKHDLLNPKEAKKQEEKILEAQAFSREIDKVLAIRDETEKNRRLQGMKRQMDKYSRSTTCNMKDLEWSIMIFNVRAPKFLRVFFFYIWSGLSRVFG; translated from the coding sequence ATGGCCCCGGATGATTACAAATATGACCTCGTCCTTTTGCACGCTCCCGCGGTATATGATTTCCGTAAAACATCAATAATGTTCGGTCCTATAAGCGATGTGGTGCCTTCCAGTTCTATTTTTGAAATTTACCCGATCGGGTTTGGTTCTATCGCCCGACACCTTAAAAATAAAGGTATGCGGGTGAGAATCCTCAATCTTGCCGTAAAGATGCTTCTTGCCCCGGAACTGGATGTGGAGAAATTATTGGGCACAATCAAAAGCCGGGTATTTGGCATTGACCTTCACTGGCTGTGTCACGCGCATGGAAGCGTCGAAGTGGCTAAACTCGTAAAAAAAATACACCCGGATTCAAAAATAGTTTTCGGCGGTATCTCAGCCACTTATTTCCATAAGGAATTGATGACATATCCTTTCATTGATTATTGTTTCCGCGGAGATTCAACAGAACCTCTTATGGAAATGCTCATCAATACATTGAAAAACGGCGGAGATTTCGGCCAAATATCCAATCTCTGCTGGAGAAATAAACAGGGAGAAACGGTTTACAACGAATTTAATTATATTCCCGGGACGCTTGAAAATATACAAATCGATTACAAAAATATTTTCTTTTCCGCGTTAAGAGATTTGGACTTGTCCGGTTACCTGCCGTTTACTTCATGGGTCGATTATCCTGTCACGGCCATTGTCCTGAGCCGCGGATGTAACTATAACTGCAATGTCTGCGGCGGATCCAACGATTTTTACAGGGAACACTGCGGGAGACAGAAAGCGGTTTACCGGACGCCAAAAAACATCTGTGAGGAAATAAAAAACCTGGCGCATTTTATTAACGGACCGTTACTTTTAATCGGGGATTTATTTTTAAACGGGAAGGATTACAGCTATGAACTTCTTGAAGAATTTAAAAAAATGAAAATTTCCAACCAGATTATTTTTGAAGTGTCGCTTCCTCCCACAAGGGAGGAGCTCGTTCATATCAGCGAGGCGATACCTCGTTTTAATATATTGCTTTCGCCCGAGTCACATGACGAGCGGGTGCGTAGTTCTTTCGGCCGGCATTTCACGAACAGGGAAACGGAAGATATGATTGAAACCGCAGTTGAACTTGGCGTCGGCAGGATTGACCTTTTCTTTATGATAGGCCTCCCGGAGCAAACCAGGGAGTCTGTAATGGAAACGGTCGAATACTGCGATTATCTGCTTGGAAAATTCGCGAAATCCAAAAAACTTTCAGTATATATATCGCCGCTTTCACCTTTCCTTGACCCGGGTTCAAGGGTATTTGAAAATCCCGAGGCGCACGGTTACAAACTTTTTTACCGCACCCTTGAAGAACACAGGCGGGCCCTTTTACAACCGAGCTGGAAATATATCCTGAATTATGAAACCAGGTGGCTCTCGAGAGACGATATAGTGGATTGTTCATACCGGGCGGCGCTCGGGATGAACAGGATAAAACTGAAACACGATTTATTAAATCCTAAAGAAGCAAAAAAACAAGAGGAGAAGATACTGGAGGCACAGGCGTTCTCCAGGGAAATTGATAAGGTATTGGCCATAAGAGACGAAACTGAAAAAAACAGAAGGCTCCAGGGCATGAAACGGCAGATGGACAAGTACAGCCGTTCAACCACGTGCAATATGAAAGACCTCGAATGGTCCATTATGATATTCAATGTCCGCGCCCCGAAATTTCTCCGCGTCTTTTTCTTCTATATCTGGTCGGGATTGTCCAGGGTATTCGGATAA
- a CDS encoding lytic murein transglycosylase produces MPKKIICLISIVFIFNLHFVFSESNVFEGLKQNLVKDGFDLEFIKKVYSHDKLEFIPHIITINVKQTVNGSNYLQYNEDSVTEKVRDYISENNKFLAKIYEKYNVPAGIICSILMIESKLGSYIGKYRVMNTYSSMAVSNTDEAIDNIYQRYQKDAMLTDEKKLSREIVAQRVRKKSDWAYSELKLFLKYIKNNNIDPFQIKGSISGAFGLAQFIPSSFFRYAVDGDTDGKIDLYNHYDAMASIANYLKENGWKNNLSEEEEKKVIATYNHSKYYAEAVIGIAAAVKNNKD; encoded by the coding sequence ATGCCTAAAAAAATAATATGTTTAATATCAATTGTTTTTATTTTTAATCTGCATTTTGTTTTCTCAGAATCAAATGTATTTGAAGGATTAAAACAAAATTTGGTTAAAGACGGGTTTGACCTTGAATTTATAAAAAAAGTTTACAGCCATGATAAATTGGAATTTATTCCTCACATAATTACTATAAATGTAAAACAAACGGTGAATGGTTCTAATTATCTTCAATACAATGAGGATTCAGTCACTGAAAAGGTCAGGGACTATATTTCAGAAAACAATAAATTTCTGGCTAAAATTTATGAAAAATATAATGTGCCTGCCGGGATAATTTGTTCTATACTTATGATTGAATCGAAACTTGGTTCATATATCGGGAAATACAGGGTGATGAATACTTATTCAAGCATGGCTGTTTCAAATACTGACGAGGCGATAGATAATATTTATCAAAGATACCAGAAGGACGCTATGCTGACTGATGAAAAGAAGCTTTCCCGGGAAATTGTCGCTCAGAGGGTCAGAAAAAAATCCGACTGGGCGTATAGTGAATTGAAATTATTTTTAAAGTATATAAAAAATAATAATATTGACCCTTTCCAGATAAAAGGTTCGATATCGGGGGCGTTCGGCCTTGCCCAATTTATCCCGTCCAGTTTTTTTCGTTATGCCGTAGACGGCGATACAGACGGCAAAATTGACCTTTACAACCACTATGACGCGATGGCCAGTATAGCAAATTACCTGAAAGAAAATGGGTGGAAAAATAATTTATCTGAAGAGGAAGAAAAAAAAGTAATAGCCACCTATAACCATAGTAAATATTACGCGGAGGCAGTAATTGGAATCGCGGCGGCAGTTAAAAATAATAAAGATTAA
- the hisB gene encoding imidazoleglycerol-phosphate dehydratase HisB, with product MKKRIAEVERITSETNIKLFLNLDGTGKYKVKTQVPFINHMLELFARHGLFDLEIEALGDIQLGDHHLVEDLGICLGEAVKDALGDKKGIKRYGEACVPMDETLVKVVLDISGRPYLVYDVNPKKLPYKGKEETDKIGTFDYRLTKEFFQSFCNNAGVTLHIRLEYGDDLHHIIEAVFKAFGRALSIAVQKDSRIKMVPSTKGKL from the coding sequence ATGAAAAAAAGGATTGCTGAGGTTGAACGTATTACAAGCGAAACAAATATAAAACTTTTTTTGAATCTGGACGGGACAGGCAAATATAAAGTAAAAACCCAGGTCCCTTTTATCAATCATATGCTGGAATTATTCGCCAGGCACGGTTTATTTGATTTAGAAATTGAGGCGCTGGGGGATATTCAACTGGGCGACCACCACCTGGTAGAAGACCTTGGTATTTGCCTCGGGGAGGCCGTGAAAGACGCGCTTGGAGATAAAAAAGGCATAAAACGCTATGGTGAGGCGTGTGTGCCGATGGATGAAACACTGGTAAAAGTAGTTCTGGACATTAGCGGCAGGCCTTATCTTGTTTATGATGTTAATCCCAAAAAACTGCCGTATAAAGGCAAAGAGGAAACAGATAAGATAGGGACGTTTGATTACAGGCTGACTAAAGAATTTTTCCAAAGTTTTTGCAATAATGCCGGTGTTACACTTCATATACGGCTGGAATACGGCGATGATTTACATCATATTATAGAGGCCGTTTTTAAAGCTTTTGGCAGGGCGTTGAGCATCGCGGTCCAGAAAGATTCGCGTATAAAGATGGTGCCTTCGACGAAAGGAAAATTGTAA
- the hisH gene encoding imidazole glycerol phosphate synthase subunit HisH: MKYIAIIDYGMGNLRSIQKALEFLGYRAEVTDKKNKIRNASSVILPGVGAFPKAMEELEKRGLVETVKNGVKSGKPFLGICLGMQILFEESDEFGLSKGLGIVRGKVQRFSGKLKIPHMGWNEIELSKRPDFLKDFPKKAFVYFVHSYYCEPEDKKVILSRTFYGKSFVSGIYRENLIACQFHPEKSQKIGLEFLNKFSRLI; the protein is encoded by the coding sequence ATGAAATATATCGCGATTATCGATTACGGCATGGGAAACCTCAGGAGCATCCAGAAGGCTTTGGAATTTCTGGGTTACCGCGCGGAAGTCACTGACAAAAAAAATAAAATCAGAAACGCCTCATCTGTAATTTTGCCGGGTGTGGGGGCTTTCCCGAAAGCAATGGAGGAACTTGAAAAACGGGGCCTGGTTGAAACGGTTAAGAACGGCGTGAAATCCGGAAAGCCTTTTTTGGGAATCTGCCTCGGCATGCAGATTCTTTTTGAGGAAAGCGATGAGTTCGGTTTATCAAAAGGGCTGGGTATCGTGCGCGGAAAAGTCCAGCGGTTTTCCGGCAAATTGAAAATTCCGCACATGGGGTGGAATGAAATAGAATTATCCAAAAGGCCGGATTTTTTAAAAGATTTCCCCAAAAAGGCCTTTGTGTATTTTGTTCACTCATATTACTGCGAGCCGGAGGATAAAAAGGTAATTCTAAGCCGTACTTTTTACGGGAAAAGTTTTGTATCGGGTATTTACAGGGAAAATTTAATTGCCTGCCAGTTTCATCCTGAAAAAAGCCAGAAAATAGGATTGGAATTTTTGAATAAATTCAGCAGGTTAATTTGA
- the hisA gene encoding 1-(5-phosphoribosyl)-5-[(5-phosphoribosylamino)methylideneamino]imidazole-4-carboxamide isomerase → MLIIPAIDLRHGQCVRLIQGDPNRQTVYSKQPVSMARWWQSKGAMRLHVVDLDGAFDGKISNLETIKNIIKSVDIPVQVGGGIRNMDIIEELLQAGVDSVILGTSVCKNKRFLKKAIKSFPDKIIVGIDSKNGNVAISGWKKLTKIKTLDLINEVEELGIKTIIYTDISRDGMLEGPNFDSIETLLKSSKISLIASGGISDLNDIKKLKELNNKRLIGAIVGKALYTGKIDLAEAIKIGKRC, encoded by the coding sequence ATGCTGATTATTCCAGCAATTGATTTAAGGCACGGGCAATGCGTGCGCCTCATCCAGGGGGACCCAAACCGCCAGACGGTTTACAGCAAACAACCGGTTTCAATGGCCCGGTGGTGGCAGTCGAAAGGTGCCATGCGCCTCCATGTGGTAGATTTAGATGGTGCATTTGACGGCAAAATTTCAAACCTTGAAACTATTAAAAATATTATAAAGTCTGTTGATATCCCTGTTCAGGTAGGAGGAGGAATCAGAAATATGGATATAATTGAGGAACTCCTTCAGGCAGGTGTTGATTCGGTTATATTGGGGACCTCAGTATGTAAAAACAAAAGGTTTTTAAAAAAGGCCATAAAAAGTTTCCCTGATAAAATTATTGTCGGTATTGACAGCAAAAACGGAAATGTTGCCATTTCCGGGTGGAAAAAACTCACAAAAATAAAAACGCTCGATTTAATTAATGAAGTGGAAGAGCTTGGCATAAAAACCATTATTTACACGGACATCAGCAGGGACGGTATGCTGGAGGGCCCGAATTTTGATTCTATTGAAACTCTTTTAAAATCGTCAAAAATATCCCTGATTGCCTCAGGCGGGATATCGGACTTGAACGATATCAAAAAATTAAAGGAATTGAACAATAAAAGGCTGATTGGGGCCATTGTCGGTAAAGCGCTTTATACAGGAAAAATAGACCTTGCGGAAGCAATAAAGATAGGAAAAAGATGTTAG
- the hisF gene encoding imidazole glycerol phosphate synthase subunit HisF: MLAKRIIPCLDVKDGRVVKGVKFLNLQDAGDPVEVAKKYEEEGADEVVFLDITASHEKRNIILDVVKRTAEMVFMPLTVGGGIRTVEDIRRLLASGADKISLNTAAVNNPHLVSEGAKHFGGQCIVVAIDAKKKVKSQKSKVKSEEWEVYTHGGRTPTGLDVIGWAKKVEKLGAGEILLTSMDCDGTKNGYDLELTRAVSEAVNIPVIASGGAGNLEHLYDAFKKGKADAVLAASIFHYREFTIRQAKEYLAKKGIPVRM, encoded by the coding sequence ATGTTAGCGAAAAGGATTATTCCATGTCTTGACGTTAAGGACGGCAGGGTGGTCAAGGGCGTGAAATTTCTGAATTTACAGGATGCCGGTGACCCTGTTGAGGTCGCGAAAAAGTATGAAGAAGAAGGCGCTGATGAAGTAGTTTTTCTTGATATAACGGCTTCACACGAAAAAAGAAATATTATTCTTGATGTAGTAAAAAGAACCGCGGAAATGGTGTTCATGCCTTTGACGGTCGGCGGCGGGATAAGAACAGTTGAAGATATCCGGAGGCTCCTGGCATCCGGTGCCGATAAAATTTCTCTGAATACGGCGGCGGTAAATAATCCTCATTTAGTTTCAGAAGGCGCGAAACATTTTGGCGGGCAGTGTATTGTCGTGGCGATTGACGCGAAAAAGAAAGTTAAAAGTCAAAAGTCAAAAGTTAAAAGTGAGGAATGGGAGGTATACACGCACGGCGGAAGAACGCCGACAGGATTGGATGTTATAGGCTGGGCGAAAAAGGTTGAAAAATTGGGCGCCGGCGAAATTCTTCTGACAAGCATGGACTGCGACGGGACGAAAAACGGCTATGACCTTGAACTTACCCGCGCGGTTTCGGAGGCCGTGAATATTCCGGTTATCGCCTCAGGCGGGGCTGGGAATCTCGAACATCTTTATGACGCCTTTAAAAAAGGCAAAGCGGACGCGGTCCTCGCCGCGTCGATTTTCCACTACCGCGAATTTACCATCCGCCAGGCAAAAGAATACCTCGCGAAAAAAGGGATTCCTGTGAGGATGTAA
- a CDS encoding sigma 54-interacting transcriptional regulator: protein MDKIKLLAGTPLFHKLRREELELIVSATEELVIKKGDYVYRQGEMGHAFYVIVSGKVDLIVKHDDGGISTMGHLSAGDHFGEISLLTGSPRSRSVKASEDLVLLSLEKIAFDDILLEHPRIHRLLDEALAEKLRRASKNQADIAHRAEESGQAGIREKKRELSFLNQLNTLAASNLSFEDIKEKVIELVSADFNADICELYLGTRVRLKKSDKKEYLKESSPLYQVMRSEKVVCFNKTDIREFGNDYGKYDAALAVPFISAGDSNPFGMLVIYAFETGTFGPGDEKLLGFLAPHIAQLLKNIQFYQEARRQRDELEALSQIGKELNASYDLPRLLYKIVSLTASLMKVGGVILRLKDEREGILRIKSYYGITDEVAHTVTQKIGEGVAGKVAGEGKPVIINDAAKDPRFAHNIPGDIRSVLCVPLFMKGNVIGTMSVYDKKSEEEWQPFTDDDQRLLDTIASQASIAIENARVFSDRAGKVSVKEDLVKAGDFVGESYQANQIRAAIAEFAANLRPVLLTGEAGTGKRLAAKQIHLDCPHRDGPYIEVDARRFDPRLWGGELFGYEKDSFSFAPVRRLGYIEQFKGGTIALSHIEGLEKSVQLKLLETIKTGYFQPFGGKRKVLLAARLIFLVDGDVKSLVNSGNFNRDFYNVLAEQSFELPPLRSRKRDIPALAQYYLEYFGRKNFKEIKSISPDALGVLMNYDWPGNLTEISNVIERAVILSDTGEILSEQIFLGLPRTEGKFSYNLLRFDKARQFFTSPYFPILPRIIISMIFYAGILFLFFGPGDPRFNIGLVIVWVYGWAFLFFSNFFLSRIWCSICSLSLPGLLAQNFFRPKRKVPHFIVKNTGWIMTVSCILVLWLELVWNAYEHPQFMGFILLAIIMGSLIFSVFYERGAWCRYLCSLGAVNAIFSMSSLVELRANRDLCTNRCRTHACYKGSGKSPGCPMYGHPFMIDNNRDCTLCGNCIKNCENQSIQLNLRVIPDELWTIRNFRLADSFLIISLGASFFFYVYYNDFHSFVHRIHVKYFLDSVLPEKLVTNILFFSAIIILWLLYNLMCYFQAKRGPSGFTDNRAAVSYGLIPVILGGYMAHYLEVFAAGALLLFSGILSIFGYRKDFSGLRVLSTGATSTLQAIIVFLALCLSLLVTYKIIERLNGREEKSFTKFILPLGFVFTFGVIVLFVV from the coding sequence ATGGATAAAATAAAATTATTAGCCGGGACACCGTTATTTCATAAGCTCAGACGGGAGGAGCTTGAGTTAATTGTTTCCGCCACTGAAGAACTTGTTATCAAAAAAGGAGATTATGTTTACCGCCAGGGTGAGATGGGGCATGCCTTTTATGTGATAGTCAGCGGCAAAGTTGATCTTATTGTGAAGCATGATGACGGGGGTATAAGCACCATGGGACATTTGTCCGCCGGGGACCATTTTGGCGAAATTTCCCTTTTAACCGGCAGTCCCCGTTCACGCAGTGTAAAAGCCTCCGAAGACCTTGTCTTGCTTTCGCTTGAAAAAATAGCGTTTGACGACATACTTCTCGAACATCCCCGTATTCACCGCCTGCTTGATGAAGCGCTTGCTGAAAAATTGCGCCGGGCGTCGAAAAATCAGGCGGATATCGCTCACCGCGCGGAAGAATCCGGCCAGGCCGGTATCAGGGAAAAAAAACGTGAATTGTCATTTTTGAACCAGTTAAACACCCTTGCCGCGTCCAATCTTTCTTTTGAGGATATTAAAGAAAAGGTTATTGAACTTGTATCAGCTGATTTTAACGCTGATATTTGCGAGCTTTATCTCGGGACACGGGTACGCCTTAAGAAATCCGATAAAAAAGAATACCTTAAAGAATCGTCTCCTCTTTATCAGGTAATGCGGTCAGAAAAAGTTGTTTGTTTTAATAAAACGGACATCAGGGAATTCGGAAACGATTATGGAAAATATGATGCCGCGCTCGCCGTCCCTTTTATCTCCGCGGGTGACAGTAACCCTTTCGGCATGCTTGTAATATACGCGTTTGAAACCGGGACCTTCGGCCCTGGTGATGAAAAACTTTTGGGTTTCCTCGCGCCGCATATAGCCCAGCTTTTAAAAAATATACAATTTTACCAGGAGGCCCGGCGCCAGCGCGATGAGCTTGAGGCGCTTTCTCAGATCGGAAAAGAGCTTAATGCTTCTTACGACCTGCCGCGCCTGCTGTATAAAATCGTGAGCCTGACCGCGTCCCTCATGAAAGTCGGCGGTGTTATTTTAAGACTGAAGGATGAACGGGAAGGTATTTTGCGCATTAAATCTTATTACGGCATTACTGATGAAGTCGCCCACACTGTAACACAGAAGATCGGTGAAGGCGTGGCCGGCAAAGTAGCCGGGGAAGGAAAACCCGTTATTATAAATGACGCGGCGAAAGACCCGCGTTTCGCGCATAATATCCCGGGAGACATCCGTTCTGTCTTGTGTGTCCCTCTTTTTATGAAGGGGAACGTTATCGGGACCATGTCCGTGTATGATAAAAAATCCGAAGAAGAATGGCAGCCCTTTACGGATGATGACCAGAGGCTCCTGGATACTATAGCAAGCCAGGCCTCTATCGCGATTGAAAATGCCCGTGTTTTCAGCGACAGGGCGGGTAAAGTCAGCGTGAAAGAGGACCTTGTAAAAGCCGGGGATTTTGTCGGTGAGTCATACCAGGCTAACCAGATAAGGGCCGCGATAGCCGAATTCGCCGCCAATTTACGTCCTGTGCTTTTGACAGGCGAAGCGGGTACCGGCAAAAGACTGGCCGCGAAACAGATACATCTCGACTGCCCCCATCGCGACGGCCCGTATATTGAGGTGGATGCCAGGCGTTTCGACCCGCGTCTCTGGGGAGGGGAATTATTCGGCTATGAAAAAGATTCTTTTTCTTTCGCGCCGGTCCGCCGGCTTGGTTATATAGAGCAGTTTAAAGGAGGCACAATAGCCCTCTCCCATATAGAAGGCCTTGAGAAAAGCGTGCAGCTTAAACTTTTAGAAACAATAAAGACCGGGTATTTCCAGCCTTTCGGGGGAAAAAGAAAAGTTCTTCTTGCCGCGCGTTTGATTTTTCTTGTTGACGGCGATGTTAAATCTTTGGTAAATTCCGGAAATTTTAACCGTGATTTTTACAATGTATTGGCTGAACAATCGTTTGAACTGCCGCCTCTTAGAAGCCGGAAGCGGGATATCCCGGCCCTGGCCCAATATTATTTGGAATATTTCGGCAGGAAAAATTTCAAAGAGATAAAAAGTATTTCCCCTGACGCGCTGGGAGTACTTATGAATTATGACTGGCCGGGCAACCTGACGGAAATATCCAATGTTATCGAGCGCGCAGTAATATTAAGCGATACGGGAGAGATACTCTCGGAACAAATCTTTCTCGGGCTTCCAAGGACTGAAGGAAAATTCAGTTATAACCTGCTTCGTTTTGATAAAGCGCGGCAATTTTTCACAAGCCCGTATTTCCCGATTCTCCCGAGGATAATAATCAGCATGATTTTTTACGCGGGTATTCTTTTTTTATTTTTCGGGCCGGGCGACCCAAGGTTTAACATAGGCCTTGTAATTGTGTGGGTTTACGGCTGGGCGTTCCTTTTTTTCTCCAATTTTTTTCTTTCCCGTATATGGTGCAGTATTTGTTCCCTTTCACTGCCGGGGCTTTTAGCGCAGAATTTTTTTCGCCCCAAACGCAAGGTGCCGCATTTTATCGTGAAAAATACCGGGTGGATCATGACAGTATCCTGCATCCTGGTTTTATGGCTTGAACTTGTATGGAACGCTTATGAACACCCGCAGTTCATGGGCTTTATTCTCCTTGCAATTATCATGGGTTCGCTTATATTCAGCGTGTTTTACGAGCGCGGCGCGTGGTGCCGTTATCTCTGTTCTCTCGGCGCGGTAAATGCGATATTTTCGATGTCTTCTCTCGTGGAGCTCCGGGCCAACCGGGACCTTTGCACTAACCGCTGCCGCACGCACGCCTGCTATAAAGGCAGTGGCAAGTCCCCCGGATGCCCGATGTACGGCCATCCCTTTATGATAGACAATAACCGCGACTGCACCCTCTGCGGAAACTGTATTAAAAATTGCGAAAACCAGTCTATTCAGCTTAACCTGCGGGTCATCCCGGATGAGCTCTGGACTATCCGCAATTTCCGTTTAGCGGACAGTTTCCTGATAATTTCCCTCGGCGCAAGTTTTTTCTTCTATGTTTATTATAATGACTTCCATAGTTTCGTTCATAGGATCCACGTTAAATATTTTCTAGACAGTGTCCTGCCTGAAAAGCTTGTTACCAACATTTTATTTTTTTCCGCGATTATTATTTTATGGCTTTTGTATAATTTAATGTGTTATTTTCAAGCTAAACGCGGGCCATCAGGTTTTACAGATAACAGGGCCGCCGTTTCCTACGGCCTTATCCCGGTTATCCTCGGCGGCTACATGGCACATTACCTCGAGGTTTTCGCGGCCGGGGCCTTGCTTCTTTTTTCAGGGATACTTTCGATTTTCGGGTACAGGAAGGATTTCTCGGGTTTACGCGTTCTTTCCACGGGGGCGACCTCGACTCTCCAGGCAATTATCGTGTTTCTCGCTTTATGCCTGTCCCTCCTTGTCACTTATAAAATAATCGAGCGCTTAAACGGCAGGGAAGAAAAATCTTTTACTAAATTTATTCTCCCGCTCGGGTTCGTTTTTACATTCGGGGTGATTGTGCTTTTTGTGGTGTAA